One Triticum dicoccoides isolate Atlit2015 ecotype Zavitan chromosome 3B, WEW_v2.0, whole genome shotgun sequence genomic window, gtatgacttattttatttgtagagttgtgttgtgatatcttcccgtgagtccctgatcttgatcgtacacatttgcgtgcatgattagtgtacgattgaatcgggggcgtcacacgcaACCAATCAACTCTAGATCGCTGCCTCTATATAAAGCAGGGTTGAAAGCGTTTAGAACAACTAATTTAGATGAGAGGGAGTACTTTAcaagggaaatatcatgtgctcccatcctTGGGGTGCTCCCTGTGCTCCAAGCCTAAAACATCAAATTTAAATgtctcaaaaattctgaaaacaaatTGTGAATGTTAAAAAGGAATGTGACTACACCCCCTAAATATTTCAGGTCCAAACTCGAAATGTACATtgaaaaacagaaaagagaaatccAAATATGAATAGTGTCAAATGTTGCTTTTGTCTTTTCCTGACACTATTCATGCTAGATTTCacttttttgtttctcaatgtgcATTTAGAGTTTGAACCTGAAATTTTTAGGGGTTGTAGTCACATTCCTTGTAAACATGCACATTTTTatccaaatatttttgaaatatttaAAATTGATTTATTTGAAGTTGGAGTATGGGGAGCATCCCAAGGATGGAGTACTAGATATTTCCCCGTACTTTACAAAATGAATGCCACGCAACATAAGCCGCACACTCCACCTCATTGGGCAGCAGATTACTAGGCCGAGAAGATGGAAGCACTCCGGCCGTTATCCATAACGGCCGTGCCGGCGCTTCTCCCCGCTCCCCCCGTGCCGATTCCTACCTTCGTTGGTACTGGTAGAGAAGTGGGCGGTAGGCGAGGGAAGAGTGTGAGAGCTGGCGCAGGCGGCGCGGGCTGGCTGTCGGGCCTGCTGGGCCGGAAGGGCGGCGGTGGTGCGCCCATGGCGATGACGGTGACACCAGGGACCGTGAAGGCCGGCGATCCCGTGCTTCACGAGCCGGCACAGGAGGTGTCCCCCGGGGACGTGCCTTCCGAGAAGATCCAGGGCGTCATCGATCAGATGATCGCTGTCATGCGCAAAGCCCCTGGCGTTGGCCTCGCCGCCCCACAGATCGGCGTGCCCTTGAAGGTCCGTGCATTGCATTGTGCTCCTGTTATATGCGCTGGCTTATGTTCAATATTCAAAAGACAGTCGCTACATTGCTCAACCTGTTAAATTTGCCAATGACAGATTATTGTTCTCGAGGACACCCAAGAATACATCAGCTATGCTTCCAAGGAGGACATCGATGCGCAGGATCGCCGTTCCTTTGATCTTCTTGTGGGTATATTTTTTCATATGGAACTTTGTTCACCACCCATTACTGTTGTTAGGCTTGAGCACCTTCTCATGGCTCATGCCCTTTTATGTTTCTTGTCCCCCCTAAGCCAGGTTGTTATCAATCCCAAGCTTAGGAAGACGAGTAAAAGAACTGCACGTTTCTATGAAGGATGTCTTAGGTACTTACTCATATATTGCTCTCTGAAAGCTTATTATTAGCAGTAGCTTATTGGTGGAAAAGAAAGCTGAATTTCGGTGTACTTACGTGTATGTCTTCATCCTTTTATGTGGATGCCAGTGTCGATGGATATAGAGCGGTTGTTGAGCGTCATTTGGATGTTGAGGTTTCGGGTTTGGACCGAAATGGACATCCCATGAAGGTGGACGCATCAGGATGGCAGGCACGCATTCTGCAGCATGAGTGTGATCACCTTGAAGGCACATTATATGTTGACAAGATGGTTCCGAGGACATTCAGGACAGTTGATAACTTGAATCTGCCACTTGCCACTGGATGTCCTCCTCTAGGTGCATGATAGCATTGATGACATTCTAGTTTTTCTATTCAAGTATATGTAATCTTTTGTAGTATTTGCAACTTTTTTGCTCCAGTGCAATATCATAATATGTTTTACACAtttattgtcatggatgtacatcatGTGGTGATACACATGCAAATAAATGCGGCTTTGTAAATCTAGTTGTCAAATGTCAACCAATGGTGACACTCTTTGAATGTAAGATGATCGGTACATGACTTTTGAAACAAGAAGTTGCCATTTTATCTACATACTAGGTTTTTCTATCTCAGTTTTGTCCATCATTTGAATTTGCAAAACTGTACACCCGAAACTATGATGTCTTTCAAGGTAAATCATGTATTTTGAAGTCCTACATATTTCTTATATCTTGTATTTATGTGTTTTGGTGTTAAAGACATACTACATGAGAAGAACTTGTTAGTTTGCATAAATCTCGAAGCCCTCCCTGGTAGTTAAtcctaatgtaacatcccaaaattccaaattttggaatgttatattaaataaataaatatggtTGCTATTTGTTTGCTTTGTGACTGCTTATTTGAAGTTGAGTGAAATTTGTAacattttgaaagttgaatgagagggaataaaagggctttcccaaactttcatacttgcattttgatctccatgaattcaaattcatttcatcacaaaaccctagagtgaagatacaTGACTTCTTCCaattaaagaaatgaaaaggggtttgaaaattATTTAGATttcatttgaaatattttcaaaccaGAAACTTCAAGTGTGACGCCCCGACTTAatcatgcactaatcatacacgcaaatgcgcACGATCAAGATGagcgactcacgggaagatatcacaacacaactctagacacacatAAAATAATACAAACTTTATGTTACAAGCCAGGGTCCTCAAGGGCTTGAATACATaatctcgaatacacaagagtcagcggaagcaacaatatctgagtacaaacataaggcaAAGAAGTCCACTTAAGAAGGACGATcggaaaggcaaggcctcctgcctgggagcctcctaactactctggtcgtcggcggtctccacgtagtagtagcctccatcggggtagtagtagtcgtcggtggtggcagctggctcctgggatccatcatctgatcgcagcaatcgggtataggggaaaagagttagcaaagcaactgtgagtactcatccaaagtactcgcaagacttacatcagatctcttCTAATTATTCAtcggtatcaaaggaatggggctatatctttggactgaactacagaaatgCCAGAAAAGAGGGAAAGCCTAGCCTAccgaagactagcatcttgaagcatcttgcagcattagaagagtgcatAGCATAATATAAAGTAACAAGTATGTTGTAGCAACGCCCAGAAATCCTTCCTTGGCTCCTTGTGAGAtagcaatcccggagccatcatatccatttcacatctccagtatccagttctagttgtatcgatcgggacacAACTTCGAGCATCCGTTACCGTGGACatgactatttgaatagattaacttctttgcaggggtgcacaaacttacccaac contains:
- the LOC119276090 gene encoding peptide deformylase 1A, chloroplastic-like, translating into MEALRPLSITAVPALLPAPPVPIPTFVGTGREVGGRRGKSVRAGAGGAGWLSGLLGRKGGGGAPMAMTVTPGTVKAGDPVLHEPAQEVSPGDVPSEKIQGVIDQMIAVMRKAPGVGLAAPQIGVPLKIIVLEDTQEYISYASKEDIDAQDRRSFDLLVVINPKLRKTSKRTARFYEGCLSVDGYRAVVERHLDVEVSGLDRNGHPMKVDASGWQARILQHECDHLEGTLYVDKMVPRTFRTVDNLNLPLATGCPPLGA